The following are encoded in a window of Nibricoccus aquaticus genomic DNA:
- a CDS encoding family 43 glycosylhydrolase: MKNLRSFFLVLIPLYAYGAAAFGKQVEVIWETAHAGNPVLPGYFADPSVLVQDGKFFVYATNDPWGGETLGCWESADFKQWTFRALNWPTKAACTSATSKGAMVWAPSVVRAKSGEFFMYVSVGSEVWVGVADAPLGPWKNALGDKPLIAGNWKPEFHMIDAEAFVDADGSAYLYWGSGWNWTNGRCFAVKLKADMVTFDGEPRDVTPANYFEAPFMVKQGGKYFLTYSNGKTISDTYEVRAAVGDSPLGPFVEIGESPILASNMRNDLISPGHHAVFAHGGKSYIAYHRHRLPFEENTAFRQVCVDELTFTDYGTINKVVATHSGPAFVQGRAMAGNLATTEAGAVATASSVAPGQFSGAARVIDDNYATLWTASAEAKGGWLQLDLGATKAVKKSVLRFEYAWKKYAFTLESSADGKTWKRLSDQRAGGGVSGSPVTVEHAGEARYLRIVFPGTVAGKEIGVIEWAVF, translated from the coding sequence ATGAAAAATCTACGCTCCTTTTTTTTAGTCCTAATCCCGCTATACGCATATGGTGCAGCGGCATTCGGCAAACAGGTGGAAGTCATCTGGGAGACGGCTCATGCGGGGAATCCGGTGTTGCCGGGGTATTTTGCCGATCCGTCGGTGCTGGTGCAAGACGGGAAGTTTTTCGTTTACGCGACCAACGATCCGTGGGGCGGGGAGACGCTCGGGTGCTGGGAGTCGGCGGACTTCAAGCAATGGACGTTTCGCGCGCTGAACTGGCCGACGAAGGCGGCGTGCACGAGCGCGACGTCGAAGGGTGCGATGGTGTGGGCGCCGTCGGTCGTGCGGGCGAAGAGTGGGGAGTTTTTTATGTACGTTTCCGTCGGCAGCGAGGTGTGGGTGGGCGTCGCGGATGCGCCGCTCGGGCCGTGGAAAAATGCGTTGGGCGACAAGCCACTCATCGCGGGAAATTGGAAGCCGGAGTTTCACATGATCGATGCGGAGGCGTTCGTGGATGCGGATGGCAGCGCGTATCTCTACTGGGGCTCGGGGTGGAACTGGACGAACGGACGGTGCTTCGCGGTGAAGTTGAAGGCGGACATGGTGACGTTTGACGGCGAGCCGCGGGATGTGACGCCGGCGAATTATTTCGAGGCTCCGTTCATGGTGAAGCAGGGCGGAAAATATTTTCTCACGTACTCGAATGGGAAAACGATCAGCGACACGTACGAAGTGCGCGCGGCGGTGGGGGATTCGCCGCTGGGACCGTTTGTCGAGATTGGCGAGAGTCCGATTCTGGCGAGCAACATGAGGAACGATCTGATCAGTCCTGGGCATCACGCGGTGTTCGCGCATGGCGGGAAGAGCTACATCGCATATCATCGGCACCGGCTGCCGTTCGAGGAGAACACGGCTTTCCGGCAGGTGTGTGTGGATGAACTGACGTTCACGGACTATGGGACGATCAACAAAGTCGTGGCGACGCACAGCGGGCCGGCGTTCGTGCAGGGGAGGGCGATGGCGGGGAATCTCGCGACGACTGAGGCGGGCGCGGTGGCGACGGCGTCGAGTGTGGCACCGGGGCAATTTTCGGGCGCGGCGCGGGTGATCGATGATAATTATGCGACGCTCTGGACGGCCAGCGCCGAGGCGAAGGGCGGGTGGTTGCAGCTGGATCTGGGCGCGACGAAGGCGGTGAAGAAGAGCGTGCTGCGGTTTGAGTACGCGTGGAAAAAATATGCGTTCACGCTGGAGTCGTCGGCCGACGGCAAGACGTGGAAGAGGCTGTCGGATCAGCGGGCGGGCGGCGGCGTGAGCGGGTCGCCGGTCACGGTCGAGCACGCGGGGGAGGCGCGTTATTTGCGTATCGTGTTTCCGGGCACGGTGGCCGGGAAGGAGATCGGCGTGATCGAGTGGGCAGTCTTTTGA
- a CDS encoding thioredoxin family protein: MKTLLALLLFITAPSAIIRAESTGNPATSPAWITGPDTAFQRATELRRPLFINFTGSDWCIWCHRVRDEIFVQKHFLDYATANLVLLEVDSPRQTKLPPDLEKQHAALKEKYSVTSYPTLLLLDADGKELGRLGYMQGGAKTFVRELKRLTAAAAPAPSGIAPAAAPH; the protein is encoded by the coding sequence ATGAAAACCCTCCTCGCACTCCTGCTTTTTATCACCGCTCCCTCCGCGATTATCCGCGCCGAAAGCACCGGCAATCCCGCCACCAGCCCCGCGTGGATCACCGGCCCTGACACCGCATTTCAGCGCGCCACCGAACTGCGCCGCCCGCTCTTCATCAACTTCACCGGCTCCGACTGGTGCATCTGGTGCCACCGCGTGCGCGACGAGATTTTCGTCCAGAAACACTTCCTCGACTACGCCACCGCCAACCTCGTGCTCCTCGAAGTGGATTCCCCGCGTCAGACGAAACTCCCCCCGGATCTGGAAAAACAACACGCCGCGCTGAAGGAAAAATACAGCGTCACCAGCTATCCCACCCTCCTGCTCCTCGACGCGGATGGCAAAGAGCTCGGCCGCCTCGGCTACATGCAAGGCGGCGCAAAAACTTTCGTGCGCGAACTCAAGCGCCTCACCGCCGCCGCAGCTCCGGCTCCATCCGGGATCGCGCCAGCCGCCGCGCCGCATTAA
- a CDS encoding TonB family protein — MAQLPRALIACASLSCIGLFASSETPAPIAAPPQTTVSTTLHEIESLLKNSDPVEACIRLQSLADQGDTSALFALGYLQEMGAGLALDEDQSLHSMTQAAERGNKTAAGYLAWKFEYGFLTKRDLQKAARFLALAGDARFSTAPIPEDWLGLSGRTFIPKLARAFLWLGDAASEGDRIAQFNLAQYYFDGRCSAPDFRLHIRLLRQSADKNFGPAALKLSLYYRHGLLTEKDAAQARHYLHIAAEAGVPRAMYALSEELLESDSKDTAEGLRWLELAAIKKHPAACLDFGRRLRGGDGIPKDERRALEVFQSVVDAEDSTTIDEVAYAYEYGRGTAPDLAHARTLYEKSAARGSAWAKYRLGMIALENPVDGKTDHATAIRWLEAAARDEQSSAMVQLGAIYQNGIGVPADPATAFMWYERAAREGRIEAQKTVAWYLLNGTGIERDDEEAFTWHSLAAKQGDLQAGVYLAWYYLEGRGVEKSIPAALDQVLGVLDKNPPGQIREEIFGLLYTTPVASQAEMRALLLDRWAALAGKSETAEERLLVDLLINGPDWLRDPAAAIARLQHRCDEKNLWAMETLTLAYVQHHYVPHDYKASYALAQQAAALPGKATAAALGFHQAVGFACEADEPAGLALLEAAAPESGFANYLLAQFHALGFATPENLPKARQYLLRSAELNFQLACSLLHRSGHDPDKAVQQFGARSAFPAFDEALFANKLATHLTTRTDSGATPFWQPPPIYPSRMRILDQNGEAVVRFELTVEGRTQNIQIIKATHPEFATAAIKTVEQWRFLPSMTGGKPVQIRMQIPLIFNLREQ; from the coding sequence ATGGCCCAACTACCCCGCGCTCTCATCGCCTGCGCCTCGCTTTCCTGCATCGGCCTCTTCGCCTCCTCCGAGACGCCCGCCCCTATCGCCGCACCGCCCCAGACAACAGTCTCCACAACCCTCCACGAAATCGAATCGCTGCTGAAAAACAGCGACCCGGTCGAAGCCTGCATCCGCCTTCAATCGCTCGCAGATCAGGGAGACACGTCCGCGCTTTTTGCGCTCGGCTATCTTCAAGAAATGGGCGCCGGCCTCGCGCTCGACGAAGACCAGTCGCTTCACTCCATGACCCAGGCCGCCGAACGCGGAAACAAAACCGCCGCCGGCTATCTCGCCTGGAAATTCGAATACGGCTTCCTCACTAAACGTGATCTTCAAAAGGCCGCCCGCTTCCTCGCTCTCGCCGGCGACGCCCGATTCTCCACCGCTCCCATTCCCGAAGACTGGCTCGGCCTGAGCGGCCGCACCTTCATCCCCAAACTCGCCCGCGCCTTCCTCTGGTTGGGCGACGCCGCCTCCGAAGGCGACCGGATCGCCCAGTTCAACCTCGCCCAGTATTATTTCGACGGTCGCTGCTCCGCTCCGGATTTCCGTCTCCATATCCGCCTCCTCCGCCAGTCAGCCGATAAAAATTTCGGCCCGGCTGCCCTCAAGCTGTCGCTCTATTATCGCCACGGCCTCCTCACGGAGAAAGACGCCGCGCAGGCCCGGCACTACCTCCACATTGCCGCCGAGGCAGGCGTACCTCGCGCCATGTACGCGCTCAGCGAAGAACTCCTCGAATCCGACAGCAAAGACACCGCCGAAGGTCTGCGCTGGCTCGAACTCGCCGCCATCAAAAAGCACCCCGCTGCATGCCTCGACTTCGGTCGCCGCCTGCGTGGCGGCGATGGTATCCCCAAAGACGAGCGCCGCGCATTGGAAGTTTTCCAAAGCGTCGTTGACGCAGAAGACTCCACCACGATCGACGAGGTCGCCTACGCTTACGAGTACGGCCGGGGCACCGCGCCGGATCTGGCCCACGCCCGCACTCTCTACGAAAAATCCGCCGCCCGCGGAAGCGCTTGGGCCAAGTATCGCCTTGGCATGATCGCCCTCGAAAATCCCGTCGACGGCAAAACCGACCACGCCACCGCCATCCGCTGGCTCGAAGCCGCCGCCCGCGACGAACAATCCTCCGCCATGGTCCAGCTCGGGGCCATCTATCAAAACGGCATCGGCGTCCCGGCCGATCCCGCCACCGCGTTTATGTGGTACGAACGCGCCGCCCGCGAAGGAAGGATCGAGGCGCAGAAGACCGTCGCCTGGTACCTGCTCAACGGCACCGGCATCGAGCGCGACGACGAGGAAGCCTTCACGTGGCACTCGCTCGCCGCGAAACAGGGCGATCTCCAGGCCGGCGTGTATCTCGCCTGGTACTACCTCGAAGGCCGCGGAGTGGAGAAAAGCATTCCCGCCGCCCTCGACCAGGTATTGGGAGTCCTCGACAAAAATCCCCCGGGCCAGATCCGGGAGGAAATCTTTGGCCTGCTCTACACCACCCCGGTCGCCAGCCAGGCCGAAATGCGCGCCCTTCTGCTCGATCGCTGGGCCGCGCTCGCCGGCAAATCCGAAACCGCCGAAGAGCGCCTGCTTGTCGATCTGTTGATCAACGGCCCCGACTGGCTGCGCGATCCGGCCGCGGCCATCGCCCGGCTCCAGCATCGTTGCGACGAGAAAAATCTCTGGGCGATGGAAACGCTCACCCTCGCCTACGTTCAACACCACTACGTCCCCCACGACTACAAAGCCTCCTACGCGCTTGCCCAACAAGCTGCCGCGCTCCCCGGAAAAGCCACCGCTGCCGCGCTCGGGTTTCACCAGGCGGTCGGCTTCGCGTGCGAAGCCGATGAACCCGCCGGCCTCGCCCTCCTCGAAGCCGCCGCTCCCGAAAGCGGTTTCGCGAATTACCTGCTGGCGCAGTTTCACGCGCTAGGCTTCGCCACCCCCGAGAATCTCCCCAAGGCCCGGCAATACCTGCTTCGTTCAGCCGAGTTAAACTTCCAACTCGCCTGCTCACTTCTTCACCGCTCCGGCCACGATCCCGATAAAGCCGTCCAGCAGTTCGGCGCCAGATCCGCGTTCCCCGCTTTTGACGAAGCCCTTTTCGCCAACAAACTCGCCACCCATCTCACTACCCGGACGGATTCCGGGGCCACACCCTTCTGGCAGCCGCCGCCCATTTATCCCTCGCGGATGCGCATCCTCGACCAGAACGGAGAAGCCGTCGTTCGCTTCGAACTCACCGTCGAAGGGCGCACGCAAAATATCCAGATCATCAAAGCCACGCATCCCGAGTTCGCCACCGCTGCGATAAAAACCGTGGAGCAATGGCGCTTCCTACCTTCCATGACCGGCGGGAAACCCGTGCAAATCCGCATGCAGATCCCCCTCATCTTTAATTTGCGCGAACAATAA
- a CDS encoding beta-galactosidase, with protein MISSKFPSTIFYGGDYNPEQWPESVWPEDVRLMKEAGVNLVSVGIFSWARIQPDEHTFDFGWLDRVFDLLWANGISVCLATCTASPPAWMWRKYPNILPEDASGIPYNQGARQHYSPSSSNYRRLAAVFVRKLAERYGKHPALVTWHINNEYACHMNECHNAESTLEFRAWLKRKYGTLEKLNEAWGAAFWSQLYHQWDEVLTPRRAPYHCNPTQQLDFKRFTSDEFLECYLIEHRILREISPAIPITTNFIGFFKPLDYHRWAQEMDYVSWDNYPDPLLGHGAEAYGAVGHDLKRSQKKTMPFVLMEQAPAAVNWRPLNPTKNPGVMRLQSLQAVARGADGVMFFQWRASKAGAEKYHSAMIPHAGVETRTFKEISQLGAELKKLGAVAGTLVKPTVAITFDWDAWWAVELESKVARIDYVAWTQEIHRWFYERNIAVDFVHPEEKLDGYSLVVAPALYLLTKKNADNVTAYVRGGGTLLATYCSAIVDENEHVVLGGYPAWLREALGLWIEEWAVMPETQKNVLKFAGGETCDAKHWCDVIHLEGAKALATFESDFFAGRAAVTENAFGKGAAFYLGTKPDAVGLTRVLEAAVARAKVSPVLKTPANVEVTVREGGGKRFLFVLNHGEAAVEIALGGIAGVELFSGIRATGTLKLAALGAAVVSVE; from the coding sequence ATGATTTCCTCCAAGTTCCCTTCCACGATCTTCTACGGCGGCGACTATAATCCCGAGCAGTGGCCGGAGTCGGTCTGGCCGGAGGATGTGCGGCTCATGAAGGAGGCGGGGGTGAATCTGGTGAGCGTGGGGATTTTCAGCTGGGCGCGGATTCAGCCGGATGAACACACGTTCGACTTTGGGTGGCTGGATCGCGTTTTCGATCTGCTGTGGGCGAACGGGATCTCGGTGTGTCTCGCTACTTGCACGGCATCGCCGCCAGCGTGGATGTGGCGGAAGTACCCGAATATTTTGCCGGAGGATGCGAGTGGCATTCCGTACAACCAGGGGGCGCGGCAGCATTATTCGCCGTCGAGCTCGAACTACCGGCGGCTGGCGGCGGTGTTTGTGCGGAAGCTGGCGGAGCGTTATGGGAAGCATCCGGCGCTGGTGACGTGGCATATCAACAACGAGTACGCGTGTCACATGAACGAGTGTCACAACGCGGAGAGCACGCTGGAGTTTCGCGCGTGGTTGAAGAGGAAATACGGAACGCTGGAGAAGCTGAACGAGGCGTGGGGCGCGGCGTTTTGGAGTCAGCTTTATCATCAATGGGACGAAGTACTGACGCCGCGGCGGGCGCCTTATCACTGCAATCCGACGCAGCAGCTGGATTTCAAGCGGTTCACGAGCGATGAGTTTCTGGAGTGTTATCTGATCGAGCACCGGATACTGCGGGAGATTTCGCCGGCGATTCCGATCACGACGAACTTCATCGGTTTTTTTAAGCCGCTGGATTATCACCGCTGGGCGCAGGAGATGGATTATGTGTCGTGGGACAATTATCCGGACCCGCTGCTTGGACACGGCGCGGAAGCATACGGTGCGGTGGGGCATGACCTGAAGCGGTCGCAGAAGAAGACGATGCCGTTTGTGTTGATGGAGCAGGCGCCGGCGGCGGTGAACTGGCGTCCGCTGAATCCGACGAAAAACCCAGGCGTGATGCGGCTGCAGAGTTTGCAGGCGGTGGCGCGCGGGGCGGATGGCGTGATGTTTTTCCAGTGGCGCGCGTCGAAGGCGGGCGCGGAGAAGTATCACAGCGCGATGATTCCGCACGCGGGTGTGGAGACGCGGACGTTTAAGGAGATTTCACAGCTGGGCGCGGAGTTGAAGAAGCTCGGTGCGGTGGCGGGGACGCTGGTGAAGCCGACGGTGGCGATCACGTTCGACTGGGATGCGTGGTGGGCTGTTGAGCTGGAATCGAAGGTGGCGCGGATCGATTACGTGGCGTGGACGCAGGAGATTCATCGCTGGTTTTATGAGCGGAACATCGCGGTGGATTTCGTTCATCCGGAAGAGAAGTTGGACGGGTATTCGCTGGTGGTGGCACCGGCGCTTTATCTGCTGACGAAGAAAAACGCGGACAACGTGACGGCGTATGTGCGAGGCGGCGGCACGTTACTCGCGACGTATTGCTCGGCGATCGTGGATGAGAACGAGCATGTGGTGCTCGGCGGGTATCCGGCGTGGTTGCGCGAGGCGCTCGGGCTTTGGATCGAGGAGTGGGCGGTGATGCCGGAGACGCAGAAGAATGTTTTGAAGTTCGCGGGCGGAGAGACGTGTGACGCGAAGCATTGGTGCGACGTGATCCATCTCGAAGGCGCGAAGGCGCTCGCGACGTTCGAGAGCGATTTCTTTGCGGGGCGCGCGGCGGTGACGGAGAATGCTTTTGGGAAGGGAGCGGCGTTTTATCTCGGGACGAAACCGGATGCGGTCGGGTTGACGCGTGTGCTGGAGGCGGCGGTGGCGCGTGCGAAGGTGTCGCCGGTTTTGAAGACGCCGGCGAACGTCGAAGTCACGGTGCGCGAAGGCGGCGGGAAACGGTTTTTGTTCGTGCTCAATCACGGCGAGGCAGCGGTGGAGATCGCGCTTGGCGGGATCGCTGGCGTAGAGTTGTTCAGCGGTATCCGCGCGACGGGCACGCTGAAGTTGGCGGCGCTCGGTGCGGCGGTGGTGTCCGTGGAGTAA
- a CDS encoding LacI family DNA-binding transcriptional regulator, producing the protein MPAPTLRTLAKSLGLSRTTVSEALRGSSCVKPATAERIKLAAKAAGYQPNPLAGAVMSELRRSRGNAFRGVLAAVALTESDRPLHAGPFFKEILRGATDRASALGFKIELFTAGGDTGVSLSRLDQILQSRGIQGLILMPVWHSPDFTALDWGRYAGVYADYMIEKPALHSICPDHHRSLSTALQQITARGYKRPGMFVQRHHDERLQYRWQGAFFAFQQNNPDCGQVPLLMADEINEKNFTAWFKKHQPDVVLGHNSQALEWMKACGASVPKTHAFVSLNILNSTTPCAGLDQQPAHIGLRAAEILVAKLHRNERGAPQPASLTTIAARWVDGPTIRDKTLARPIREPAEAVLA; encoded by the coding sequence ATGCCCGCTCCGACCCTGCGCACGCTCGCGAAATCCCTCGGCCTCTCCCGCACCACCGTCTCCGAAGCCCTGCGCGGTTCCTCCTGCGTGAAGCCCGCCACCGCCGAGCGCATCAAGCTCGCCGCCAAAGCCGCCGGCTACCAGCCCAACCCTCTCGCCGGCGCCGTCATGTCCGAGCTCCGCCGCTCCCGTGGCAACGCCTTCCGCGGAGTCCTCGCCGCCGTCGCCCTCACCGAGTCCGACCGCCCTCTCCACGCCGGCCCCTTCTTCAAAGAAATTCTCCGCGGCGCCACCGACCGCGCCAGCGCCCTCGGTTTCAAAATCGAACTCTTCACCGCCGGCGGCGACACCGGCGTCTCCCTTTCCCGCCTCGATCAAATCCTTCAGTCCCGCGGCATCCAGGGCCTCATCCTCATGCCCGTCTGGCACTCCCCCGATTTCACCGCCCTCGACTGGGGCCGCTACGCCGGCGTGTACGCCGACTACATGATCGAGAAACCCGCCCTCCACTCGATCTGCCCCGACCACCACCGCTCCCTCAGCACCGCCCTCCAGCAAATCACCGCCCGCGGCTACAAACGCCCCGGCATGTTCGTCCAGCGCCACCACGACGAACGCCTACAGTACCGCTGGCAGGGCGCCTTCTTCGCCTTTCAACAAAACAATCCCGACTGCGGCCAGGTCCCCCTGCTCATGGCCGATGAGATCAACGAGAAAAACTTCACCGCCTGGTTCAAAAAACATCAGCCCGACGTCGTCCTCGGCCATAACTCCCAAGCCCTCGAGTGGATGAAAGCCTGCGGCGCGTCCGTCCCCAAAACCCACGCCTTCGTCTCCCTCAACATTCTCAACTCCACCACGCCCTGCGCCGGCCTCGATCAACAACCCGCGCATATCGGCCTCCGTGCCGCCGAAATTCTGGTCGCCAAACTCCACCGCAACGAACGCGGCGCCCCCCAGCCCGCCTCGCTCACCACCATCGCCGCCCGCTGGGTCGATGGCCCCACCATCCGCGACAAAACCCTCGCCCGTCCCATCCGCGAACCCGCTGAAGCGGTCCTCGCATAA
- a CDS encoding magnesium transporter CorA family protein, with protein MITTLVYRDNKFVAQNPPAETLSTLRNEPGVMLWVDLATPTDDEIKLILEATFGFHPLAIEDCVADSPLPKLEPYDDYLYLVMHAVDYTQTESFTTTELDIFIGKNFLVTFHRQPLKAVDASLERFIKNTALIVRGPDRFAHTILDAMVEAYKPALELIRQQIEQLEEGVLHRISADELFPRVVGLRKQLARLRQIVRPQREIAVDLSSGKHKLIRSVILPYLRDLGEDLARIETQAGSWSDQLILSFKIYLNKSKHSANAGIRALTAITALSFPATLVSTWFGMNYQYMHELTGRYSYPLAFALTLAATFATALYMRRRKWL; from the coding sequence GTGATCACGACACTCGTTTATCGCGACAACAAGTTCGTCGCGCAAAATCCACCCGCGGAAACGCTCTCTACCCTCCGCAACGAGCCGGGTGTCATGCTCTGGGTCGATCTCGCCACACCCACCGACGACGAGATCAAGCTCATCCTCGAAGCCACCTTCGGCTTTCACCCCCTCGCCATCGAAGACTGCGTCGCCGATTCCCCACTACCGAAGCTCGAGCCTTACGACGACTACCTCTACCTCGTGATGCACGCCGTGGACTACACCCAGACCGAGTCCTTCACGACCACCGAGCTCGATATCTTCATTGGAAAAAACTTTCTCGTCACGTTCCACCGCCAGCCGCTCAAAGCCGTCGATGCCTCCCTCGAGCGCTTCATTAAAAATACGGCGCTCATCGTCCGTGGCCCCGACCGCTTCGCTCACACCATTCTCGATGCTATGGTCGAGGCTTACAAACCCGCCCTGGAATTGATCCGCCAGCAAATCGAGCAACTCGAAGAAGGCGTCCTTCACCGCATCTCTGCCGACGAACTTTTTCCCCGCGTCGTCGGCCTGCGCAAACAACTCGCGCGCCTCCGCCAGATCGTGCGCCCCCAGCGCGAAATCGCCGTCGATCTCTCCAGCGGCAAACACAAATTGATCCGCAGCGTCATTCTCCCCTACCTGCGCGACCTCGGCGAAGACCTCGCGCGGATCGAGACACAAGCCGGCAGCTGGTCCGATCAGCTGATCCTTTCCTTTAAGATCTACCTCAATAAATCCAAACACAGCGCCAACGCCGGTATCCGCGCCCTCACCGCGATCACCGCGCTCTCCTTCCCCGCCACGCTCGTCTCCACCTGGTTTGGCATGAACTACCAGTACATGCACGAACTCACCGGCCGCTACAGCTACCCGCTCGCCTTCGCGCTCACACTCGCCGCCACATTCGCGACCGCCCTCTACATGCGCCGCCGCAAGTGGCTCTGA
- the corA gene encoding magnesium/cobalt transporter CorA, protein MIHSFVFSEGKLVGRDLEVEALRLVRADKGLILWVDLDNPTDDEIKTVLEGVFQFHPLAIEDCVTPSSLPKSEDYEDHLFIVTHAVDFTRTEKFNTTELDLFLGKEFLVTFHRTSLKSVDAAIDRCVKATGIVARGPDRLAHLVMDLLVDNFKPITDELRAELEEIEENVLTGDSGEDLIPKLLEVRGEINHLRQIVRPQRDLVSRLAHGDSKIIRAVMLPYFRDLRDNLIRIDETAASYADQLFISFDLYLSKSDVAANDGLKVLTALTALTLPATLISSWYGMNFDHMPELHSPFGYPIAFVATVLLTATMWWWCKRKRWI, encoded by the coding sequence ATGATCCACTCGTTCGTCTTCAGTGAAGGAAAACTCGTCGGCCGCGACCTCGAAGTCGAAGCCCTACGCCTCGTCCGCGCCGATAAAGGTCTCATCCTCTGGGTCGATCTCGACAACCCCACCGACGACGAAATCAAAACCGTTCTCGAAGGCGTCTTCCAGTTTCACCCACTCGCCATCGAAGACTGCGTCACCCCCAGCTCGCTCCCAAAATCCGAGGACTACGAAGACCACCTCTTCATCGTCACCCACGCCGTCGATTTCACCCGCACCGAAAAGTTCAACACCACCGAGCTCGACCTCTTCCTCGGCAAGGAATTCCTCGTCACTTTCCACCGCACCTCTCTCAAGTCCGTCGATGCCGCCATCGACCGCTGCGTCAAAGCCACAGGCATCGTCGCCCGCGGCCCCGACCGCCTCGCCCATCTCGTGATGGATCTCCTCGTCGATAACTTCAAACCCATCACCGACGAGCTCCGCGCCGAACTCGAAGAGATCGAGGAAAACGTCCTCACCGGCGATTCCGGCGAAGACCTCATCCCCAAACTCCTCGAAGTCCGCGGCGAGATTAACCACCTCCGCCAGATCGTCCGCCCCCAGCGCGACCTCGTCAGCCGTCTCGCCCACGGCGACAGCAAGATCATCCGCGCCGTCATGCTCCCCTACTTCCGCGACCTGCGCGACAACCTCATTCGCATCGACGAAACCGCCGCCAGCTACGCCGACCAGCTCTTCATCTCCTTCGACCTCTACCTCAGCAAATCCGACGTCGCCGCCAATGACGGCCTCAAAGTTCTCACCGCCCTCACCGCGCTGACACTCCCCGCCACCTTGATCAGTTCCTGGTACGGCATGAACTTCGATCACATGCCAGAACTGCATTCCCCGTTCGGATACCCCATCGCCTTTGTCGCCACCGTGCTGCTCACCGCGACGATGTGGTGGTGGTGCAAACGCAAACGCTGGATCTAG
- a CDS encoding ferritin-like domain-containing protein, translated as MSASSMTAPQQAVPSLTRREVLKRLGIGAASIGAATLLNNPLMAASGPGQDVAVLQFALNLEYLEAEYYTYAVSGVGIESFGIGVNGSGTPGSVTIKPNPAVPFVTPAYQQYAAEIAADERAHVKFLRNALAAAGVQPAARPAINLRESFAAAAQAAGLGPGFDPFANEVNFLLGSFIFEDVGVTAYKGGAPLISNKTYLEAAAGILGVEAYHAGIIRTILYSLGADAQNAAQAISDLRDAVDGADDRDQGVVENGVANLVPTDANGIAFSRTTQQMLNIVYLGGTGGGGFYPAGLNGAIK; from the coding sequence ATGTCCGCATCATCGATGACAGCACCTCAGCAGGCAGTTCCTTCCCTCACACGCAGAGAAGTTTTGAAACGACTCGGTATCGGCGCCGCCAGTATTGGCGCAGCCACGCTCCTCAACAATCCGCTCATGGCTGCCAGTGGTCCCGGCCAGGATGTGGCCGTGCTTCAGTTTGCCCTTAATCTCGAATACCTCGAAGCGGAGTATTACACGTATGCCGTCTCGGGTGTGGGCATCGAGTCGTTTGGCATCGGTGTGAATGGTTCAGGCACGCCGGGCAGCGTCACAATTAAGCCAAATCCTGCGGTCCCATTCGTGACGCCCGCGTATCAGCAATACGCGGCGGAGATCGCCGCCGACGAACGCGCGCATGTGAAGTTCCTCCGCAATGCCCTCGCAGCCGCAGGCGTCCAGCCAGCCGCGCGTCCAGCGATCAACCTGCGCGAGAGCTTCGCCGCAGCGGCGCAGGCCGCCGGCCTGGGGCCCGGGTTCGATCCGTTCGCGAACGAAGTTAATTTTCTCCTCGGTTCGTTCATCTTCGAGGATGTCGGTGTCACGGCCTACAAGGGGGGGGCTCCATTGATCTCGAACAAAACTTATCTCGAAGCGGCCGCGGGTATCCTCGGCGTCGAGGCTTACCACGCAGGCATCATCCGTACGATTTTGTATTCGCTCGGCGCGGACGCACAGAACGCAGCGCAGGCGATTTCGGATCTCCGCGACGCGGTGGATGGCGCGGACGACCGCGATCAAGGTGTCGTCGAAAACGGCGTGGCCAATCTGGTGCCGACCGATGCCAACGGCATCGCGTTCAGCCGCACGACGCAGCAGATGCTGAACATCGTGTATCTCGGCGGCACGGGTGGAGGCGGTTTTTATCCGGCCGGTCTGAATGGCGCGATCAAGTGA